One Calditrichota bacterium genomic window, GGTACGGCTGGTACAACGGAGGGCCAATGCGCGAGTGGACAAAGGCGATGAGCTTCCTGATGACTCCCTCGAGCAGTGGGGACAGCAGAAGCACCAGCAGTACCTGAAGCACGCTCAGACCAATCGTCTGGCCGAGACCGTAGTCCATCTTTCCTCCATGCCTTCGCCTGCGTGCGGCTTCCCAGCCGCTGCAGCGCTACCTTTTGCTCCACCTCTCCTTGCAAAGTCGGAAGAGGTCAGCTTTGGTATAGACCTTCACCTCGCCCGAGCGTACATCCACCGTCTCCAAGCGCTCGGTGCAGGAGAAACAGGGGTCAATGCTGCCCAGGGCGATGGGGACATCGGCGATGGTTTCGCCAAGCACCATGATCGGCACGCCCTGGAGGTTTTGGAACGTCGGGGCGCGCGCCTTCCATCGGTACGGTCTATTGTCCTCGCCGGTGATAACGTAGTGGTGTGTCTCGCCGCGTGGAGCCTCCACCGACGATTGGCCAATGCGCCCGGGCGGTATTGGCTCGGTGATCTTCGCCTGAATCGGTCCCTCCGGCATCATCGCTAAGCAGTCGCGGATGATGCGGATGGAATCCAGCGTCTCCTTGATGCGGACCACAGTGCGCGCCCAGATGTCCTCCGAGGTCTCGACCATCACGTTGGTCTCCACCTCGCCGTACGCGGCGTACGGGTGGTCTACACGGATGTCGATGGCCACGCCTGAGCCACGTGCGGTCGGTCCAAGGAGCGAGTAGGCGATAGCATCCTTGTTGGGCAAGACCCCTACGTTCGCCAAACGAGCCAGGAGCGTGGTATCCGTCACCACGGCATCCAACACCGCCTTGGTCTCCCTCTCGATGCGCCCAAGGACCCCCATGAGCTCCGGGTGCATCGCCTTGGGAATGTCGCGCCGCACCCCACCGACCACATTGATCCCATAGAGCTTGCGGTTGCCCGTGATCTTTTCGCACAACCACATCACCGGCTCGCGGATGCGCCACGCTTGCATCAACACGGTGTCGAAGCCGATGATATGCGCGGCGATGCCCAGCCACAACAGGTGGCTCTGAATGCGCTCCAGCTCAAGGATGATGGTTCTGATGTAGCGCGCCCGTCGCGGAACCTCGATTCCCCCTGCTTTTTCCACTGCCTGACAGTAACCCGTACTGTGCACCGTCCCTCATATCCCGCAAATCCGTTCGGCGAGGAACGGCACCTGGTTGTAGTTGAGCTGACTGTCGGCAATTTTTTCGACGCCGCGATGGTTGTAGAAACCGCGATAGTCGCCACCGACCACCCGCTCTCCTTCCACAAAGATCCGCCAGTAGGACGGCTCTTCCAGGACCGGGAAGAACGGGCCGATGGGCACCACGGTGGCCCCTGGTGGGGGTTCCTTCAGAGGTGGCGCCGCCTTAGCCTCAGGCGGATTCTCGTTCCACGGAAAATCGCGGCGCAGGGGATGCAGTCCCTCCGGCCAGTCGTCGGCCAACACCAGGCGACGCGGGTCTGGGTGGTTGCGCAGACGCACACCAAGCAGGTCTTGAACCTCCCGCTCGGCCCAGTTGGCAGCCGGGATGTTTGCGCTCCCGGTGATGGACTCAATCCACAGATCCTCCTCAGGCAACGGCGTGCGCACCGTGACGAACAGGTGGTCAGCCGCCAGGGAGAAGACGTGGTCCACCAAGTAACCACCATTGGCGTCGCGGTAGTCGGTGCCGGCGGTGATCACGAAGCGCCCGTTGCGCTCGTGGAAAATGTGTCGCGCCACCTCCACGGTGGCGTCGCGGTCCACGGTAAAGATCACCATGTCCGGCACCGGGTTGTC contains:
- a CDS encoding NADH-quinone oxidoreductase subunit C; amino-acid sequence: MTARELIVQMTSRFGPRIKAADNPVPDMVIFTVDRDATVEVARHIFHERNGRFVITAGTDYRDANGGYLVDHVFSLAADHLFVTVRTPLPEEDLWIESITGSANIPAANWAEREVQDLLGVRLRNHPDPRRLVLADDWPEGLHPLRRDFPWNENPPEAKAAPPLKEPPPGATVVPIGPFFPVLEEPSYWRIFVEGERVVGGDYRGFYNHRGVEKIADSQLNYNQVPFLAERICGI